From Candidatus Cloacimonadota bacterium, one genomic window encodes:
- a CDS encoding NAD(P)H-dependent glycerol-3-phosphate dehydrogenase — protein MDKISVIGMGSWGTTLAILLADKGYKIVGWEWMRDRALEMQKTRENPFFLKGCHFPDNLHVTNDLCDAVDQSPIIIIAVPSHVVRKIISQCKDILLDKKIVNVAKGIENETMLRMSEVIHDESGLSYDSIATLSGPTHSEEVSKKLPATIVAASIDESYAKDVQNLFMTDYFRVYTSTDIIGVELGGSLKNVIAIGAGISDGMGMGDNTKAALITRGLREITRLGVACGANPHTFSGISGIGDLIVTCDSLHSRNRYVGNQLAKGYTLKEILSSMEMVAEGVNTTRSAYQLSNKMNVDMPITEQIHEVLFGALPPREGVITLMTRSPKSEDEF, from the coding sequence ATGGATAAGATTTCGGTCATAGGAATGGGAAGCTGGGGTACGACCCTTGCAATATTATTAGCAGATAAAGGATATAAAATCGTAGGCTGGGAATGGATGCGAGACAGAGCCCTGGAAATGCAGAAAACCCGGGAAAATCCTTTCTTTTTAAAAGGATGTCACTTCCCAGATAATCTTCATGTAACAAATGACCTGTGCGATGCGGTCGATCAATCACCCATCATTATCATTGCAGTACCTTCACATGTTGTTCGTAAAATCATTAGCCAATGCAAAGATATTTTGTTAGATAAAAAAATCGTGAATGTTGCGAAAGGAATCGAGAATGAGACAATGCTCAGAATGTCTGAAGTAATTCATGATGAATCAGGATTGTCTTATGATAGTATCGCAACGCTTTCAGGACCTACGCATTCTGAAGAAGTGAGTAAAAAACTACCTGCAACAATCGTAGCTGCTTCTATTGATGAATCGTATGCAAAAGATGTTCAAAATCTCTTTATGACTGATTATTTCCGGGTTTATACAAGTACAGACATTATTGGAGTAGAGCTTGGTGGATCATTGAAAAACGTTATTGCTATTGGAGCAGGAATTTCTGACGGCATGGGAATGGGAGACAACACGAAAGCTGCACTTATTACGCGGGGCTTGAGAGAAATCACACGGCTGGGTGTTGCCTGCGGTGCAAATCCCCATACATTCTCTGGTATTTCAGGTATCGGTGATCTGATTGTTACCTGTGATAGCTTACACAGCAGAAATCGTTATGTTGGCAATCAACTTGCAAAGGGTTATACTCTCAAAGAGATTTTATCCTCGATGGAAATGGTTGCTGAAGGAGTGAATACAACCCGTTCTGCATATCAGCTCTCAAATAAAATGAATGTTGATATGCCCATAACAGAACAGATTCATGAGGTATTATTTGGCGCTCTCCCGCCACGAGAAGGTGTCATCACGCTTATGACGAGATCACCAAAAAGCGAGGATGAGTTTTAA
- the clpB gene encoding ATP-dependent chaperone ClpB, with product MNLNKFTLKAQEAIQSALQLAQEFGHQEITPAHVMAVLMKQPEGIIPSILNKLEVNKDQFYHAIEKILHNKPSVSGSSQQPYLSTELNRIFTTAQKEADRLNDDYLSTEHIFLAMLRDKNELTELFKQFGINEKDVMQILKDIRGNQRITDQNPEAKYQALERYARNITDLARKGKLDPVIGRDDEIRSVMQILSRRRKNNPVLIGEAGVGKTAIVEGLAKRVVENDVPENLKGKDIVELDMGSLLAGAKFRGEFEDRLKAVLKEVESAEGQVILFIDELHTVVGAGAAEGAVDASNMLKPALARGELHCIGATTLNEYRKYIEKDAALERRFQPVMVFEPDTNDTISILRGIKEKYEIHHGVKIKDSAIIAAATLSERYITDRFLPDKAIDLIDEACAHIRIQIDSLPTELDEIERKIRQLEIENHSLRKEKDEKSVARKKEIEERLKELQEKANHIRTHWTREKELISSIREIKKNIDQTKTEMERAERNADLTKASELKYGTMSKLNEELQKKNKELQDLQKNQQILKEEIDENDIAEIVSKWTHIPISKMLESEAARLVDMEKDLHKRVVGQDEAIVAISHAIRRNRAGISPEGRPIGTFMFLGPTGVGKTELAKTLSKILFDTEKAMIRLDMSEYMERHTVSKLVGAPPGYVGYEEGGQLTEAVRRRPYCVILFDEIEKAHPDVFNILLQIMEDGRLTDGQGRTVDFTNTVIIMTSNIASQEIFAASSKEDISRTVVMKALQTHFRPEFLNRLDEIIIFHKLSQEDMKEIMMIQLGDLKKRLASRGFDIDFSEKAEEFLLQHGYDPQYGARPLKRIIQKEVENKIALELLKDYNIEDGEMSQKHRKLFVDMKDGEIAIKRK from the coding sequence ATGAATTTAAATAAATTTACATTAAAGGCACAAGAGGCTATTCAGTCAGCACTTCAGCTTGCCCAGGAGTTTGGTCATCAAGAGATCACACCAGCTCATGTTATGGCTGTGCTGATGAAACAGCCTGAAGGAATTATTCCTTCTATCTTGAATAAGTTAGAGGTCAATAAAGACCAGTTCTATCATGCAATTGAAAAGATATTGCATAACAAACCATCCGTTTCTGGCAGTTCACAACAACCCTATCTATCAACAGAATTGAACAGGATATTTACAACTGCCCAGAAAGAAGCGGACAGGTTAAATGACGATTACCTGAGTACGGAACATATCTTTCTTGCGATGCTTCGAGATAAAAATGAACTGACTGAACTTTTTAAACAGTTCGGTATTAATGAAAAAGATGTTATGCAGATCCTCAAAGATATACGGGGGAATCAACGTATCACCGATCAGAATCCCGAAGCGAAGTATCAAGCTCTTGAACGTTATGCAAGAAATATAACCGACCTTGCTCGGAAAGGAAAGCTCGATCCTGTTATCGGTCGGGATGATGAGATCAGGTCAGTAATGCAGATACTTTCGAGACGCAGGAAGAACAATCCGGTTCTCATAGGAGAGGCTGGAGTTGGTAAAACTGCTATTGTTGAAGGTCTTGCAAAGCGCGTTGTTGAAAATGATGTCCCTGAGAACCTTAAAGGCAAGGATATTGTTGAACTCGATATGGGATCCCTTCTTGCTGGCGCAAAATTTCGAGGAGAATTCGAAGATCGTTTGAAAGCAGTTCTTAAAGAAGTCGAATCAGCAGAAGGACAGGTCATTCTTTTCATCGATGAGCTTCACACAGTTGTGGGTGCTGGTGCAGCTGAGGGTGCTGTTGATGCATCAAATATGCTTAAGCCGGCTCTGGCTCGAGGTGAGCTTCATTGTATCGGTGCAACAACATTGAATGAATATCGTAAATATATAGAAAAAGATGCTGCTCTCGAACGCCGCTTTCAACCGGTCATGGTTTTTGAGCCGGACACGAACGACACGATTTCGATCCTTCGAGGTATCAAAGAAAAGTATGAAATCCATCATGGTGTGAAGATCAAAGATTCAGCTATTATTGCAGCTGCTACTCTTTCTGAGAGATATATCACGGATAGATTCCTCCCTGACAAAGCGATCGATCTGATCGACGAAGCATGCGCACATATCCGAATTCAGATCGACAGTCTGCCCACAGAATTAGATGAGATCGAACGAAAGATCCGCCAACTTGAGATTGAAAACCACTCTTTAAGAAAAGAGAAGGATGAAAAATCAGTTGCCCGAAAAAAGGAAATTGAGGAACGTCTGAAAGAACTTCAGGAGAAAGCGAATCATATACGAACACACTGGACTCGTGAAAAGGAACTTATCAGTTCAATTAGAGAGATAAAAAAGAATATCGATCAAACCAAAACTGAGATGGAACGAGCTGAAAGAAATGCTGATCTGACCAAAGCTTCCGAACTGAAATACGGAACCATGAGTAAACTCAATGAAGAGCTACAGAAAAAGAATAAAGAACTCCAGGATCTGCAGAAAAATCAGCAAATCCTCAAAGAAGAGATCGACGAAAATGATATAGCAGAGATCGTATCCAAATGGACACATATTCCCATTTCTAAAATGCTCGAAAGCGAAGCTGCACGGCTTGTTGATATGGAAAAAGATCTCCATAAACGAGTAGTAGGTCAGGATGAAGCAATCGTTGCAATATCTCATGCCATTCGTAGAAACCGTGCAGGCATCAGTCCCGAGGGTCGCCCGATAGGAACCTTTATGTTCCTCGGCCCAACAGGTGTTGGAAAAACCGAACTGGCAAAAACACTCTCGAAGATTCTTTTTGATACTGAAAAAGCTATGATCCGTCTTGATATGTCAGAATACATGGAACGTCATACAGTTTCGAAACTTGTCGGTGCTCCTCCCGGATATGTTGGTTATGAAGAGGGCGGTCAACTCACAGAAGCAGTTCGCAGAAGACCATATTGCGTTATCCTTTTTGATGAGATCGAGAAAGCACATCCTGATGTATTCAATATTCTTCTCCAGATCATGGAGGATGGACGTCTCACTGACGGACAGGGTCGTACTGTCGATTTCACAAATACTGTGATCATCATGACATCCAACATTGCATCTCAGGAAATCTTTGCTGCCAGCTCAAAAGAAGATATTTCGCGAACTGTTGTTATGAAAGCTCTTCAAACTCATTTCAGACCTGAATTTCTTAACAGATTAGATGAGATCATCATCTTTCACAAACTATCACAGGAAGATATGAAAGAGATCATGATGATCCAGCTTGGTGATCTGAAAAAACGGTTGGCATCCAGAGGATTTGACATAGACTTTTCTGAAAAAGCTGAAGAATTTCTTCTTCAACATGGCTATGATCCTCAGTATGGCGCACGACCATTAAAGAGAATAATTCAAAAAGAAGTTGAAAATAAAATTGCTCTTGAACTCCTCAAGGATTATAATATTGAAGACGGAGAAATGTCTCAAAAGCACAGAAAGCTTTTTGTTGACATGAAAGACGGTGAAATTGCCATTAAGCGAAAATAA
- the groL gene encoding chaperonin GroEL (60 kDa chaperone family; promotes refolding of misfolded polypeptides especially under stressful conditions; forms two stacked rings of heptamers to form a barrel-shaped 14mer; ends can be capped by GroES; misfolded proteins enter the barrel where they are refolded when GroES binds) yields the protein MAKQLEFGHEARENLKRGVDLLANAVKTTLGPRGRNVVLEKSFGSPTITNDGVTIAKEIELEDKYENMGAQMVKEVATKTHDVAGDGTTTATLLAQAIIQEGFKHVTAGVNPMFMKRGLMKASELVVDEIGKLSKPINTSSEIEQIATISANNDEEIGKLIADAMEMVGNEGVINVEESKTMKTYLEKVEGMQFDRGYLSPYFVTDTDKMVAELESAYLLLLDKKISVMKDLLPILQEVSQTGKPLLIIAEDVEGEALATLVVNKLRGTLNVCAVKAPGFGDRRKEMLQDIAILTGGTVISEEVGLKLENTKLHDLGIAKKIIIDKENTTIREGKGAEKDLHGRIKQIKQQIEDTTSDYDKEKLQERLAKLSGGVAVLNIGAATETEMKEKKHRVDDALQATRAAVEEGIVIGGGCALLRSAKAIDKLKLDAEEKIGAEILKKALEKPVYQIAKNAGFAGDVVVEKLHNEKDPKIGFNAATCVYSDLMADGVIDPAKVTRSAVQNACSIAGLFLTTECIVADLPEKEGAAPAMPPGGGMGGMGGMY from the coding sequence ATGGCTAAACAACTTGAATTTGGACATGAAGCCAGAGAAAATCTAAAACGTGGTGTTGACTTACTTGCAAACGCAGTAAAGACAACGCTTGGACCACGCGGCAGAAATGTTGTACTTGAGAAAAGCTTTGGATCACCCACTATCACGAATGACGGTGTGACCATTGCAAAAGAAATTGAACTTGAAGATAAGTATGAGAACATGGGTGCTCAGATGGTCAAAGAAGTGGCTACAAAGACCCATGATGTTGCTGGTGATGGAACGACAACTGCAACACTACTCGCACAAGCAATTATTCAAGAAGGATTTAAACACGTCACAGCAGGCGTGAATCCTATGTTTATGAAGCGTGGATTAATGAAAGCATCTGAATTGGTCGTTGATGAGATCGGCAAATTAAGTAAACCGATCAATACATCAAGCGAGATCGAGCAGATCGCTACCATTTCAGCTAACAATGATGAAGAAATCGGAAAACTCATCGCAGATGCTATGGAAATGGTCGGAAATGAAGGTGTTATCAACGTCGAAGAATCCAAGACAATGAAAACCTATCTTGAAAAAGTGGAAGGTATGCAATTCGATAGAGGATATCTTTCTCCATATTTTGTAACCGATACTGACAAGATGGTTGCAGAACTCGAAAGTGCTTATCTGCTTCTTCTCGATAAGAAGATATCGGTCATGAAAGACCTGCTTCCCATTCTTCAGGAAGTTTCCCAAACAGGCAAACCTCTCTTGATCATTGCAGAAGATGTGGAAGGTGAAGCGCTTGCAACACTCGTTGTAAACAAACTGCGCGGTACTTTGAATGTATGTGCTGTCAAAGCTCCTGGTTTTGGCGATCGTAGAAAAGAGATGCTTCAGGATATTGCAATCCTTACAGGTGGAACCGTTATTTCAGAAGAAGTCGGTCTTAAACTCGAGAATACGAAACTTCATGATCTTGGTATTGCAAAGAAAATCATTATTGATAAGGAAAATACCACGATCCGCGAAGGAAAAGGTGCAGAAAAAGATCTTCATGGTCGTATCAAGCAGATCAAGCAGCAGATTGAAGACACAACCTCAGATTATGATAAAGAAAAACTTCAAGAACGCCTTGCAAAACTTTCGGGCGGTGTCGCTGTATTAAATATCGGTGCAGCAACTGAGACCGAAATGAAAGAGAAAAAGCACCGAGTTGATGATGCACTTCAGGCAACACGTGCTGCTGTTGAAGAAGGTATCGTGATCGGTGGTGGATGTGCATTGCTTCGTTCTGCCAAAGCAATCGATAAACTTAAACTTGATGCTGAAGAGAAAATTGGTGCTGAAATCCTTAAAAAAGCACTCGAAAAACCAGTGTATCAAATAGCTAAGAACGCTGGATTTGCCGGTGATGTTGTTGTTGAAAAACTTCATAATGAAAAAGACCCGAAAATTGGATTTAATGCAGCAACCTGTGTCTATTCTGACCTTATGGCTGATGGTGTTATTGATCCTGCCAAGGTTACACGATCTGCAGTCCAGAATGCATGCAGTATTGCAGGATTATTCCTCACAACTGAATGTATCGTTGCTGATCTTCCAGAAAAAGAAGGTGCAGCTCCAGCTATGCCCCCAGGTGGCGGTATGGGTGGAATGGGCGGAATGTATTAA